In Dehalococcoidia bacterium, a single window of DNA contains:
- the rpsD gene encoding 30S ribosomal protein S4 yields MARYTGPACRLCRRQGEKLMLKGERCTSRKCALERRSLPPGRQRPQRRKISDRGLQLREKQKAKHIYGILERQFRKHFAEAEKRPGVTGENLLQILEMRLDNVVYRLGFADSRRQARQIVRHRHISVNGRRVDIPSYMVKSADMIAWRESGISTEYYKRMAQQIGDKIIPEWLSLDREKLCGQVLAPPNRSNIDLSINEKVIVEYYSR; encoded by the coding sequence ATGGCTCGCTATACCGGACCAGCTTGTCGGCTCTGCAGAAGGCAGGGTGAGAAGCTGATGCTAAAAGGGGAGCGTTGCACCAGCAGAAAGTGTGCTTTAGAGCGTCGTAGCCTGCCCCCAGGGCGGCAACGACCGCAACGTCGAAAAATATCTGACCGCGGCCTCCAACTGAGGGAGAAGCAGAAGGCAAAGCATATATATGGAATTTTAGAAAGGCAGTTTCGCAAGCATTTTGCTGAGGCTGAGAAGCGACCAGGGGTCACCGGCGAAAACCTGCTCCAGATTCTGGAGATGAGGCTTGACAATGTGGTATACCGCCTGGGTTTCGCTGACTCGCGAAGGCAGGCTCGCCAGATAGTTCGTCACAGGCATATTAGCGTTAATGGACGTAGGGTGGATATCCCTTCTTACATGGTCAAGTCGGCGGATATGATCGCATGGAGGGAAAGTGGCATATCAACGGAGTACTATAAGCGGATGGCCCAGCAGATTGGAGATAAGATAATACCCGAGTGGCTGAGCCTAGACCGAGAAAAGCTCTGCGGCCAAGTCCTGGCCCCGCCCAACCGTAGCAATATCGACCTTAGCATCAACGAGAAGGTTATCGTTGAGTATTATTCCCGATAG
- the map gene encoding type I methionyl aminopeptidase has translation MGIIIKSSHEIDTMRRAGRIVANILDVLKRKIEPGIITEELDAITVHELSRHGATASFKGYRGFPASLCVSVNDELVHGIPGKRVLKDGDIVSLDFGAMFQGFQGDAAITVGVGQISPQAQKLIEVTDGALSAGIANARSGARLGDISAAIQSFAESRGFSVVREYVGHGIGRSMHEDPQIPNYGSPGQGPLLSKGMTLALEPMVNAGGWRTSVAGDGWTVITADGSLCAHFENTIAIADDEAEILTSLN, from the coding sequence ATGGGAATAATCATTAAGTCGTCACACGAAATCGACACCATGAGAAGGGCGGGGAGGATAGTGGCAAACATACTTGATGTATTGAAGAGGAAGATTGAACCTGGTATTATCACTGAGGAATTGGATGCCATAACTGTACACGAACTGAGCCGGCATGGCGCCACAGCATCCTTCAAGGGGTATCGTGGCTTCCCTGCCAGCTTATGCGTCTCAGTTAATGATGAGCTTGTCCATGGCATCCCGGGAAAGCGCGTTCTTAAGGATGGGGACATCGTATCTCTGGACTTTGGCGCGATGTTTCAGGGCTTTCAAGGCGATGCTGCGATCACCGTGGGGGTAGGTCAGATCAGCCCACAGGCACAGAAGCTAATAGAGGTAACCGATGGAGCGCTGAGTGCAGGTATCGCCAATGCCCGAAGTGGAGCCCGTTTAGGGGATATATCGGCGGCCATCCAGTCATTTGCAGAGTCACGAGGGTTCTCGGTAGTGCGTGAATATGTGGGGCATGGTATCGGCCGAAGTATGCACGAAGACCCTCAGATACCAAATTACGGTTCGCCGGGACAGGGACCGCTCCTCAGTAAAGGGATGACACTGGCTCTGGAACCGATGGTGAATGCTGGCGGATGGCGTACCAGTGTGGCTGGTGATGGGTGGACCGTTATCACCGCCGATGGTAGCCTCTGCGCGCATTTCGAGAATACTATTGCCATAGCCGACGATGAGGCAGAGATACTCACCAGTCTTAATTAG
- the rpsK gene encoding 30S ribosomal protein S11, translated as MADKKKPTRVKRRERKAVPKGLAYIQSTFNNTIITLTDPSGNVIAWGSSGTAGFKGSRKGTPYAAQLAAEQTARKGMEHGIKQVEVYVKGPGSGREAAIRSLQSAGLTITGIRDVTPIPHNGCRPRNRRRV; from the coding sequence ATGGCAGATAAGAAGAAACCAACCCGGGTTAAAAGAAGGGAGAGAAAGGCCGTCCCCAAGGGTCTTGCCTATATCCAATCTACCTTCAACAATACCATCATTACACTTACCGACCCTTCGGGCAATGTCATCGCATGGGGGAGTTCGGGCACCGCTGGTTTTAAAGGATCGCGCAAGGGAACTCCCTATGCCGCGCAGCTTGCTGCCGAACAGACGGCGAGGAAAGGGATGGAGCATGGAATAAAACAGGTTGAGGTCTATGTGAAGGGACCGGGGAGTGGGCGTGAAGCGGCCATCCGCTCCCTGCAGTCGGCAGGCCTCACTATTACCGGGATCAGGGATGTAACCCCCATCCCTCACAATGGCTGCCGCCCCAGAAATAGGAGGAGGGTATGA
- the rpmJ gene encoding 50S ribosomal protein L36, with the protein MKVQASVKRRCEKCKVIKRKGVVRVICENPRHKQRQG; encoded by the coding sequence ATGAAGGTGCAGGCTTCAGTTAAGCGGCGATGTGAGAAGTGCAAGGTCATCAAGCGAAAGGGAGTGGTGCGGGTTATCTGCGAGAACCCAAGGCATAAGCAGAGGCAGGGGTAG
- the secY gene encoding preprotein translocase subunit SecY gives MTQERREGRPKLLQAMIDAFGQADLRKKILLTIGLLVIFRFIAHVPVPGADVEAMRSFLEGGGGIAGLVGMMDLFSGGAMRNMSIAALGVYPYITAVIIMQLMVPVIPRLQAIAREGDAGRAKINQYTHWLTVPLAILQGYGQLIMLQGQGIFPPGSVGLSGDALLPTITMVLAFTAGTMFLVWLGELITEYGIGNGVSMIIFAGIVCTLPEMLGRGYLAGGELWGLFIFLGLALAILVTIVIFNEAHRRIPVQYARSLYRGGRMYRQSGGTHIPIRVNSAGMIPVIFAMALLIFPGVVASFFADPTGGGFANTIVNLFSQDSGFYWAMYFFLVMSFTFFYAMIVFQQQNLGETLQRQGAFVPGIRPGKTTQQYLNRIITRITWAGALFLAFVAISPFILQNITGVQVLVLPSIGMLIVVGVALDTMRQLEAQLMMRRYEGFLK, from the coding sequence GTGACGCAAGAGCGAAGAGAAGGTAGACCTAAGCTGCTTCAGGCAATGATCGATGCCTTTGGTCAGGCAGACCTGAGGAAGAAGATCCTGCTCACCATTGGCCTGCTGGTAATATTCCGCTTTATAGCCCATGTCCCCGTACCCGGAGCTGATGTCGAAGCCATGCGCAGCTTCCTGGAAGGGGGAGGCGGTATCGCGGGACTGGTGGGGATGATGGACCTGTTTAGCGGGGGGGCGATGAGGAACATGAGCATAGCGGCTCTGGGGGTTTATCCCTATATAACCGCGGTTATTATAATGCAGCTCATGGTCCCGGTGATCCCTCGCCTTCAGGCAATTGCTAGAGAGGGGGACGCGGGGAGGGCCAAGATCAATCAGTACACCCACTGGCTAACCGTGCCGTTAGCAATACTCCAAGGCTACGGTCAGCTAATAATGCTACAGGGACAAGGTATATTCCCTCCCGGTAGTGTTGGCCTCTCCGGGGATGCGCTTTTGCCCACTATTACTATGGTGCTGGCATTTACCGCAGGAACCATGTTCCTCGTCTGGCTCGGGGAATTGATCACCGAATATGGAATCGGTAATGGCGTTTCCATGATAATCTTTGCTGGTATCGTTTGCACCCTGCCTGAGATGCTTGGGCGAGGCTACCTGGCTGGTGGAGAGCTGTGGGGGTTATTCATTTTCCTCGGTTTAGCTCTGGCCATTCTGGTCACCATCGTTATTTTTAACGAGGCACACCGCCGCATTCCGGTGCAGTATGCCAGGAGCCTGTATCGCGGGGGACGGATGTATAGGCAGTCCGGCGGTACCCATATCCCGATCAGGGTAAACTCAGCAGGGATGATCCCTGTGATCTTCGCCATGGCGCTACTTATCTTCCCCGGGGTGGTCGCCAGCTTCTTCGCAGACCCCACTGGGGGTGGCTTCGCCAATACTATTGTAAATCTCTTCTCGCAGGATAGCGGATTTTATTGGGCAATGTACTTTTTCCTGGTTATGAGCTTCACCTTCTTCTATGCCATGATAGTATTTCAACAGCAAAACCTGGGGGAGACACTGCAGCGGCAGGGGGCTTTCGTGCCAGGAATTCGCCCCGGTAAAACCACCCAGCAATACCTTAACCGGATTATCACCAGGATCACCTGGGCTGGCGCACTGTTTCTAGCCTTTGTAGCGATCTCGCCATTTATTCTTCAAAACATAACTGGCGTTCAGGTCCTGGTATTGCCAAGCATCGGTATGCTAATCGTAGTGGGCGTGGCCCTGGATACCATGAGGCAACTGGAGGCCCAACTCATGATGCGTCGCTATGAGGGTTTCCTCAAGTAG
- a CDS encoding adenylate kinase, which produces MRSVLLGAPGSGKGTQAGIISDRLGIVHIASGDLFREAASRGDEIGRQAKHYMERGLLVPDEITIRMILERISAADCAEGFILDGFPRTLDQAKALDMALRERGEAIDKVLYIRVATDELVRRLSGRSICRGCQTPYHEVSSQPKVAGICDLCGGELYQRPDDLPQTVRKRIEVYFTETAPLIDYYRKAAKLVEIEGEGEIEEIGERLIDALPHG; this is translated from the coding sequence ATGCGTTCTGTTCTTCTGGGTGCACCGGGATCGGGTAAAGGAACACAGGCGGGAATTATTTCTGATAGGCTGGGTATAGTCCATATTGCCTCTGGCGATTTGTTTCGTGAGGCAGCGAGCAGGGGTGATGAGATAGGGAGACAGGCAAAACACTACATGGAAAGAGGGCTCCTAGTCCCTGACGAGATAACGATCAGGATGATCCTGGAACGTATTTCAGCCGCTGATTGCGCCGAAGGCTTTATCCTCGATGGCTTCCCTAGAACCCTGGACCAGGCAAAGGCTCTGGATATGGCACTGAGAGAAAGGGGGGAGGCTATCGACAAGGTGTTATATATCAGGGTTGCTACGGATGAGTTGGTGAGGCGCTTGAGCGGCCGGTCTATCTGTAGAGGCTGTCAGACGCCTTATCACGAGGTGTCATCGCAGCCCAAGGTAGCGGGGATATGTGACCTTTGCGGGGGCGAACTCTATCAGCGCCCCGACGACTTGCCCCAGACGGTGAGAAAGCGAATTGAGGTCTATTTTACTGAGACGGCACCGCTCATTGACTATTATAGGAAAGCGGCTAAACTGGTTGAGATCGAGGGAGAGGGAGAGATCGAGGAGATCGGCGAGAGGCTCATTGACGCCCTCCCCCATGGTTGA
- the rplQ gene encoding 50S ribosomal protein L17, with protein sequence MRHHVAGRRLSRPTGHRVTMYRNLVTDLLKYGRIVTTEAKAKEVQGMSDRIITLGKGGSLHNRRQALAFVTDKDVVAKVFNELAPRYAQRPGGYARITKLGPRLGDGAPMVQLELVE encoded by the coding sequence ATGAGGCACCACGTTGCCGGCAGAAGGCTATCCAGGCCAACAGGCCACCGGGTTACAATGTATCGAAACCTGGTAACCGACCTTTTGAAATATGGAAGGATAGTGACCACCGAGGCCAAGGCGAAAGAGGTTCAGGGTATGTCAGACAGGATAATCACCTTGGGAAAGGGAGGCAGCCTGCATAACCGCCGTCAGGCTCTGGCCTTTGTAACCGATAAGGATGTGGTAGCAAAGGTGTTCAATGAACTTGCCCCTAGATATGCCCAGCGTCCGGGTGGCTATGCCCGGATAACTAAACTTGGACCCCGTCTAGGAGATGGAGCACCAATGGTGCAACTGGAATTGGTGGAGTAA
- the infA gene encoding translation initiation factor IF-1 translates to MGKKEAIEVEGKVVEPLPNTMFRVELANGHKVLAHISGKMRIHYIKILPGDKVLVELSPYDLTRGRITYRFK, encoded by the coding sequence ATGGGTAAGAAGGAAGCTATCGAGGTCGAGGGGAAAGTGGTTGAGCCTCTGCCCAACACCATGTTCCGTGTTGAGCTCGCTAATGGGCATAAGGTGCTGGCCCATATATCGGGAAAAATGAGAATACACTACATCAAGATACTTCCCGGTGATAAGGTGCTGGTGGAGCTTTCTCCCTACGACCTGACCAGGGGGAGAATTACCTATCGTTTTAAATAG
- a CDS encoding DNA-directed RNA polymerase subunit alpha, translating into MSEIVNPQIECAEISDKYGRFITEPLERGSGITIGNAMRRALLSSLPGAAITQVSIEGVQHEFSTVPHVKEDTIEFMLNVKKIRLRPLSSAGGKLNLRAEGEGNVLAGDIEPSAEFEVVNPDLHLATLDFPEAKLIVEFNVEQGKGYRPASQGYQPGGYGDGLPIGVLPLDAIFTPVRKVNYNIETINMGQFSYERLVLDVWTDGTISPVEALSRSAQLLIGQFQLFYELDKLPLRVGEKQPRLPIPLEQYNMPIEELGLSVRTSNCLKRAGITKVGEVFDKSEQELLNINNFGKKTLEELMEQLRAKGLVSEDSEEEKWDKAEDEAAEDAAMQDEPAEGF; encoded by the coding sequence TTGTCCGAAATCGTGAATCCCCAAATAGAATGTGCCGAGATCTCTGATAAATATGGCCGCTTTATTACCGAGCCTCTTGAGAGAGGTTCTGGTATTACCATCGGAAATGCCATGCGCAGGGCACTGCTAAGCTCACTACCTGGTGCCGCGATAACGCAGGTCAGTATCGAGGGGGTTCAGCATGAGTTCTCCACCGTACCACACGTGAAGGAGGACACTATAGAATTCATGTTGAATGTTAAGAAGATCAGGCTCCGTCCCCTCTCATCTGCTGGGGGAAAACTGAACCTGAGAGCCGAGGGCGAGGGTAACGTTTTAGCCGGTGATATCGAGCCCTCGGCCGAGTTCGAGGTGGTGAATCCCGATCTTCACCTGGCCACCCTGGATTTCCCCGAGGCTAAGCTGATCGTGGAATTCAATGTGGAACAGGGCAAAGGATATCGGCCGGCAAGCCAGGGCTACCAGCCTGGAGGCTATGGCGATGGTCTTCCCATCGGGGTACTTCCCCTGGATGCAATCTTCACCCCCGTGCGCAAGGTTAATTACAATATCGAGACCATTAATATGGGGCAATTCAGCTACGAGAGATTGGTCCTCGATGTATGGACCGATGGCACTATATCACCAGTTGAAGCGTTAAGCCGTAGCGCTCAGTTATTAATCGGACAGTTCCAGCTATTCTATGAACTCGATAAACTCCCGTTACGGGTCGGAGAAAAACAGCCTCGTCTCCCAATCCCTCTGGAGCAATATAATATGCCTATTGAGGAGCTTGGCCTTTCCGTGCGTACTTCTAACTGCCTGAAGCGGGCTGGTATCACAAAGGTAGGGGAGGTGTTTGATAAGAGCGAGCAAGAATTGCTTAACATAAATAATTTCGGAAAGAAGACGCTGGAGGAGTTGATGGAGCAACTCAGGGCGAAGGGTCTAGTTTCGGAGGATAGTGAGGAAGAGAAGTGGGACAAGGCAGAGGATGAGGCAGCGGAGGATGCGGCGATGCAAGACGAACCAGCGGAGGGTTTTTAG
- the rpsM gene encoding 30S ribosomal protein S13 translates to MARIAGIDLPKDKRIEIGLCSIYGIGLSTSQRILAQAEVDPDTKAKDLSEGDASRIREAIDRDYEVEGELRRKVNLNIKRLIEIGSYRGIRHRRGLPVHGQRTRTNARTKKGARKTVAGRRRTVTRK, encoded by the coding sequence ATGGCAAGGATAGCAGGGATAGACCTTCCCAAGGACAAACGAATCGAGATTGGATTGTGCTCTATATACGGTATTGGGCTCTCCACTAGCCAGAGAATCCTGGCGCAAGCTGAGGTCGACCCTGATACCAAAGCCAAGGATCTTAGCGAAGGGGACGCAAGCCGGATCAGGGAGGCCATCGATCGTGATTACGAAGTAGAAGGGGAACTGAGGCGGAAGGTCAATCTCAACATTAAGCGGCTTATCGAGATCGGTAGCTACCGTGGCATTAGGCATCGCCGTGGGTTGCCGGTTCATGGTCAGCGTACTCGGACCAATGCCCGAACCAAAAAGGGTGCACGCAAGACGGTTGCCGGACGTCGCCGCACCGTGACAAGGAAGTAA
- the rplO gene encoding 50S ribosomal protein L15 produces the protein MQNKLAPHPGAKHKIKRIGRGLSSGHGRTAGKGSKGQKARSGYKVRPGFEGGQNPLTKRLPELRGFNNIFRIEYSTINVSHLNRFEAESEVTPQRLVAEGLIKSLKQPVKILGDGEIKKPLTIRANRFTRQARRKIESAGGKAEEIDSDARAKRR, from the coding sequence ATGCAGAATAAACTGGCACCGCACCCGGGGGCGAAACATAAGATAAAGAGAATCGGACGGGGCCTCAGCAGCGGGCATGGCAGGACCGCTGGGAAGGGCTCCAAAGGGCAGAAGGCGCGGTCAGGGTATAAAGTTCGCCCAGGCTTTGAGGGAGGACAAAATCCATTAACAAAGCGCCTGCCCGAGCTGCGGGGGTTTAACAATATCTTCAGGATAGAGTATTCCACCATCAACGTGTCTCACCTTAACCGCTTTGAGGCAGAGAGCGAGGTAACGCCACAGCGACTCGTGGCTGAAGGATTAATTAAGTCATTGAAGCAGCCTGTAAAGATTCTCGGCGATGGTGAAATTAAAAAGCCCCTTACCATCCGGGCAAATAGGTTTACCCGACAGGCCAGGAGAAAGATAGAGTCTGCTGGAGGAAAGGCAGAGGAAATAGATAGTGACGCAAGAGCGAAGAGAAGGTAG